A genomic stretch from Candidatus Methylacidiphilales bacterium includes:
- a CDS encoding glycosyltransferase family 61 protein: MIVKLLQTGAGLFRRKPQPLDFTAYNTTADWFQRNSSQIGAAYVRLREPEEVVNRMNYPDFGYNYNVMQWEREIFPAVFAAVMPGARLWFRPWQPNAVFAADGNPVSDLIFRLYNADEFYRDGKAGKWRLPKPLHLRGTIADLTCLGDGKNYCHWLLDCLPKIHVLREAGLFSSIDKFLVNALTPFVTDTLEVFNISPDRIISLEQTGEYLSLEKFVALSPLTSAFRPRWIFEFLQKAFTRPVSETRKKRLYISRGDAPTRRVLNDAEVFTALKPLGFEKILMNGLSVREQAALFAEAGAIVASHGAALANLAFCKTGTTVVECFPSGYSDMAYWGIASRLDLAYACLAFPAVEGDPKHADFNIDPARLAETLAALGIRR, encoded by the coding sequence ATGATTGTGAAGCTACTGCAGACCGGCGCCGGATTATTTCGCAGGAAACCGCAACCCCTGGATTTTACAGCTTACAATACAACTGCAGACTGGTTCCAAAGGAACAGCTCCCAAATTGGCGCGGCCTATGTGCGGCTTCGGGAACCTGAGGAAGTGGTCAATCGGATGAACTACCCAGATTTTGGTTATAATTACAATGTTATGCAATGGGAGCGAGAAATATTCCCGGCGGTTTTTGCCGCCGTCATGCCCGGTGCGCGCCTTTGGTTCAGGCCCTGGCAACCCAATGCCGTCTTTGCAGCCGACGGCAATCCGGTCAGCGACCTGATTTTTCGACTCTACAACGCGGATGAATTCTACAGGGATGGAAAGGCGGGCAAGTGGCGCCTGCCCAAACCATTGCATTTGCGCGGAACGATCGCCGATCTCACATGCCTGGGCGACGGAAAAAACTACTGCCACTGGCTCCTGGATTGCCTGCCCAAAATACATGTACTCCGGGAGGCGGGCCTTTTCAGCAGCATCGACAAATTTTTGGTCAACGCACTGACACCGTTTGTGACGGACACTCTTGAGGTATTTAATATCAGTCCGGATCGGATAATCTCACTGGAACAGACGGGGGAGTATTTGAGTTTGGAAAAGTTTGTCGCCTTATCCCCACTGACCTCGGCATTTCGGCCGCGCTGGATCTTTGAATTTTTGCAAAAGGCCTTTACGCGCCCGGTTTCAGAAACACGAAAAAAACGCCTCTATATCAGCCGGGGCGACGCGCCAACCCGCAGGGTCTTGAACGATGCGGAGGTTTTTACGGCACTAAAACCGCTTGGATTTGAAAAGATTCTTATGAACGGCCTCAGCGTCAGGGAACAAGCCGCGCTCTTTGCCGAGGCTGGGGCCATCGTGGCTTCGCATGGCGCCGCGCTGGCCAATCTGGCCTTTTGCAAGACCGGAACCACGGTTGTCGAGTGCTTTCCTAGCGGGTACTCGGACATGGCTTATTGGGGAATCGCCAGCCGTTTGGATTTGGCCTATGCGTGTCTTGCCTTCCCCGCTGTAGAAGGCGACCCCAAGCATGCTGATTTTAATATCGATCCGGCAAGATTGGCCGAGACGCTGGCAGCTTTGGGGATTCGCCGATAG
- a CDS encoding glycosyltransferase family 2 protein, whose protein sequence is MRISVIIPSYQTAAYLEETLLSVLEQKYPDLELLVIDGGSTDGSIDILRKYEKHLAFWVSEPDRGQTHAINKGLQKMTGDAWMYLNSDDILLPGFLQTVEHYFKDPSIVWISGTADTFASNGVCGEIVPVPARTASEYLRPWGRSHSYLFPFSDACFMRRSVYEKLGRLG, encoded by the coding sequence ATGCGCATCAGCGTCATCATTCCCAGCTATCAAACAGCCGCTTATCTGGAGGAAACCCTGCTGTCCGTTTTGGAACAGAAATATCCGGATTTGGAATTGCTGGTCATTGATGGCGGGAGCACGGACGGGAGTATTGATATCCTGAGAAAATATGAAAAGCATCTGGCCTTCTGGGTCAGCGAACCGGATCGGGGCCAGACACATGCCATCAACAAGGGCCTTCAAAAAATGACCGGGGACGCATGGATGTATCTGAACAGTGATGACATCCTGCTGCCTGGCTTCCTGCAAACGGTGGAACATTATTTCAAAGATCCCTCTATAGTCTGGATCTCCGGTACTGCCGACACTTTTGCCTCCAATGGGGTGTGTGGTGAAATTGTACCCGTTCCGGCAAGGACAGCATCCGAGTACCTGCGCCCGTGGGGCCGCTCACATTCCTATCTTTTCCCCTTTTCCGACGCCTGCTTTATGCGGCGCTCGGTTTACGAAAAGCTCGGGCGGCTTGGATGA
- a CDS encoding glycosyltransferase family 1 protein, translated as MNVLYEGYVFDHSPRGGVSRYFHQLISGISLKAEARVTLLDNANCRDAALRWPNAKPCSYRWNRWMPGRLQMWREKRFLTGLAQAEINQIVHFTYYQTLRNVPFKEFHGCRVVTVHDCIHERFPETDPDGRLQKAKRAALDSADAIICISQSTRQDLSNYYPGLECKTRVVLHGTPQLPPLRKTDGVKSRPYFLYVGYRKGYKNFKLLARAFARFHAAYPETILKLAGQPFSTEEQAELAQAGLLEGMEHLGFLSEQDLAQLYSDALALVLTSRWEGFGFPILEAFACGTPVLASDIAPFREVAGNAALFFAENNEESLYLSLRKLAEENELREELKTLGRMRSPEFQLEKSIAATLAVYRELI; from the coding sequence ATGAACGTCCTTTATGAAGGGTATGTTTTTGACCATTCGCCCCGGGGCGGCGTCTCCAGGTATTTTCATCAGTTGATTTCCGGCATCAGTTTAAAAGCGGAAGCTCGCGTGACACTGCTCGACAATGCAAACTGCAGGGACGCTGCGCTTCGCTGGCCGAATGCCAAACCCTGTTCGTACCGGTGGAATCGCTGGATGCCCGGACGCTTGCAAATGTGGCGCGAAAAACGGTTTCTCACAGGATTGGCACAGGCCGAAATAAATCAGATCGTCCATTTTACCTATTACCAAACACTCCGGAATGTCCCTTTCAAGGAATTCCACGGGTGTCGGGTTGTTACCGTGCATGATTGTATTCATGAGCGGTTTCCGGAAACAGATCCTGACGGGCGTTTGCAAAAGGCGAAACGGGCGGCTTTGGACAGCGCGGACGCCATCATCTGCATTTCCCAGTCAACCCGGCAGGACCTGTCAAACTATTATCCTGGGTTGGAATGCAAAACCCGGGTTGTTCTGCATGGCACGCCCCAACTGCCTCCATTGCGGAAAACAGACGGTGTAAAATCCCGGCCCTATTTTTTGTACGTCGGGTACAGGAAAGGATACAAAAATTTCAAACTGCTTGCCCGCGCCTTTGCCCGCTTCCACGCCGCTTATCCGGAAACAATCCTTAAACTCGCGGGCCAGCCGTTTTCCACGGAAGAACAGGCCGAACTCGCACAAGCCGGACTGCTGGAAGGAATGGAGCATCTTGGTTTTTTATCCGAACAGGATCTTGCACAGCTTTATAGCGATGCGCTGGCCCTTGTTCTAACTTCTCGCTGGGAAGGTTTCGGCTTCCCCATCCTCGAGGCATTTGCCTGTGGAACGCCAGTACTTGCGTCGGACATCGCGCCCTTCAGGGAGGTCGCCGGCAATGCCGCCTTGTTCTTTGCGGAAAATAACGAAGAGTCATTGTATCTTTCCCTGCGAAAGCTAGCTGAAGAAAACGAATTACGCGAGGAGTTGAAAACTCTGGGAAGAATGCGCTCGCCGGAGTTTCAACTGGAAAAGTCAATCGCCGCAACCTTGGCTGTGTATCGGGAACTGATATGA
- a CDS encoding FkbM family methyltransferase — MKEFLRAHEWWKRLRNPPYRRRVREVERLRRSPRNLQMTTGLLGKPLQITDPASFLTMYEEIFENEYYRFSSPSPCPRILDAGANIGLACIYWKKLYPDARITAFEPDPGLLLVLEENLQSFDLTDVEVVAAALSDEKGSGRFDPRGGAAGRLSDSKTAGQVEVQQVLLSSRLNEPIDLLKLDIEGKEIDVLQECRGQLNRVERLFVEYHRFKDQPTRLRELLDILETAGFDAFIQSNCIVSQPFVKRPDWDGIEMALNIFAERKNL, encoded by the coding sequence TTGAAAGAATTTCTTCGCGCGCATGAGTGGTGGAAACGGTTGCGCAATCCGCCCTATCGCCGCCGTGTCCGTGAAGTGGAGCGCTTGCGCCGCAGCCCGCGAAATCTTCAAATGACTACAGGCTTGCTGGGGAAGCCCCTCCAAATCACGGATCCCGCATCTTTTTTGACAATGTACGAGGAAATATTCGAAAACGAATACTACCGCTTTTCAAGCCCCTCTCCTTGTCCCCGGATTCTTGACGCAGGGGCGAACATAGGCCTGGCTTGCATCTATTGGAAAAAGCTTTACCCGGATGCCAGGATCACGGCTTTTGAACCCGACCCTGGACTGCTCCTTGTATTGGAGGAAAATCTCCAAAGCTTCGATTTGACGGATGTGGAAGTGGTGGCCGCCGCCCTGTCGGATGAAAAAGGCTCCGGGCGTTTCGATCCGCGCGGCGGCGCGGCCGGCAGATTGTCAGACAGTAAAACTGCCGGACAGGTTGAAGTCCAACAGGTTTTGCTTTCCTCCCGCCTGAATGAGCCCATTGACCTGTTAAAGCTGGATATCGAGGGGAAAGAAATCGATGTGTTGCAGGAATGCCGCGGCCAGCTCAACCGTGTGGAACGGCTTTTTGTGGAATATCACCGGTTCAAAGACCAGCCGACCCGGCTGCGCGAATTATTGGATATTCTGGAAACGGCTGGTTTTGACGCCTTTATCCAATCCAACTGCATTGTCTCACAACCCTTTGTCAAACGTCCCGATTGGGATGGAATCGAAATGGCTTTGAACATCTTCGCAGAACGCAAAAACCTATGA